DNA from Rhipicephalus sanguineus isolate Rsan-2018 chromosome 11, BIME_Rsan_1.4, whole genome shotgun sequence:
AGATATTGCTTTAACAATCATATCACTGCAACTTTTTAAATTCAATAACCCTTTGTGAGCAATGCTATGCATCCTATTGCCTGCGACGTTCCTAAAATGATAGTTCCTAAAACGATAATGCCCTATAGATATTGCTTTAACAATCATATCACTGCAACTTTTTAAATTCAATAACCCTTTGTGAGCAATGCTATGCATCCTATTGCCTGCGACGTTCCTAAAATGATAGTTCCTAAAACGATAATGCCCTATAGATATTGCTTTAACAATCATATCACTGCAACTTTTTAAATTCAATAACCCTTTGTGAGCAATGCTATGCATCCTATTGCCTGCGACGTTCCTAAAATGATAGTTCCTAAAACGATAATGCCCTATAGATATTGCTTTAACAATCATATCACTGCAACTTTTTAAATTCAATAACCCTTTGTGAGCAATGCTATGCATCCTATTGCCTGCGACGTTCCTAAAATGATAGTTCCTAAAACGATAATGCCCTATAGATATTGCTTTAACAATCATATCACTGCAACTTTTTAAATTCAATAACCCTTTGTGAGCAATGCTATGCATCCTATTGCCTGCGACGTTCCTAAAATGATAGTTCCTAAAACGATAATGCCCTATAGATATTGCTTTAACAATCATATCACTGCAACTTTTTAAATTCAATAACCCTTTGTGAGCAATGCTATGCATCCTATTGCCTGCGACGTTCCTAAAATGATAGTTCCTAAAACGATAATGCCCTATAGATATTGCTTTAACAATCATATCACTGCAACTTTTTAAATTCAATAACCCTTTGTGAGCAATGCTATGCATCCTATTGCCTGCGACGTTCCTAAAATGATAGTTCCTAAAACGATAATGCCCTATAGATATTGCTTTAACAATCATATCACTGCAACTTTTTAAATTCAATAACCCTTTGTGAGCAATGCTATGCATCCTATTGCCTGCGACGTTCCTAAAATGATAGTTCCTAAAACGATAATGCCCTATAGATATTGCTTTAACAATCATATCACTGCAACTTTTTAAATTCAATAACCCTTTGTGAGCAATGCTATGCATCCTATTGCCTGCGACGTTCCTAAAATGATAGTTCCTAAAACGATAATGCCCTATAGATATTGCTTTAACAATCATATCACTGCAACTTTTTAAATTCAATAACCCTTTGTGAGCAATGCTATGCATCCTATTGCCTGCGACGTTCCTAAAATGATAGTTCCTAAAACGATAATGCCCTATAGATATTGCTTTAACAATCATATCACTGCAACTTTTTAAATTCAATAACCCTTTGTGAGCAATGCTATGCATCCTATTGCCTGCGACGTTCCTAAAATGATAGTTCCTAAAACGATAATGCCCTATAGATATTGCTTTAACAATCATATCACTGCAACTTTTTTAAATTCAATAACCCTTTGTGAGCAATGCTATGCATCCTATTGCCTGCGACGTTCCTAAAATGATAGTTCCTAAAACGATAATGCCCTATAGATATTGCTTTAACAATCATATCACTGCAACTTTTTAAATTCAATAACCCTTTGTGAGCAATGCTATGCATCCTATTGCCTGCGACGTTCCTAAAATGATAGTTCCTAAAACGATAATGCCCTATAGATATTGCTTTAACAATCATATCACTGCAACTTTTTAAATTCAATAACCCTTTGTGAGCAATGCTATGCATCCTATTGCCTGCGACGTTCCTAAAATGATAGTTCCTAAAACGATAATGCCCTATAGATATTGCTTTAACAATCATATCACTGCAACTTTTTAAATTCAATAACCCTTTGTGAGCAATGCTATGCATCCTATTGCCTGCGACGTTCCTAAAATGATAGTTCCTAAAACGATAATGCCCTATAGATATTGCTTTAACAATCATATCACTGCAACTTTTTAAATTCAATAACCCTTTGTGAGCAATGCTATGCATCCTATTGCCTGCGACGTTCCTAAAATGATAGTTCCTAAAACGATAATGCCCTATAGATATTGCTTTAACAATCATATCACTGCAACTTTTTAAATTCAGTAACCCTTTGTGAGCAATGCTATGCATCCTATTGCCTGCGACGTTCCTAAAATGATAGTTCCTAAAACGATAATGCCCTATAGATATTGCTTTAACAATCATATCACTGCAACTTTTTAAATTCAATAACCGCTGTGCATGAGAATTTCACACAGTAGGTCTAGTCTTTACCCCATACCTGCTTGCCTGGCAGTTTGTATAATGAAATTTTGTTCAGAAAGTGCTATTTCTGTTGTTTCCCTTCTTATATTTTGTTTCATCCTCCAGGGGTAACAACATCTGCAGTCTTGATGCTTCATATTGCTTCAGCATTTTGAGTTACCGCACCTTTAAATGGCCACAAAAGCAGTGTAGGCTGAACTAGTTTGCTAACACTTTGTTAGGTGGTAACGAGCAATTGTTAATGTTTTTGTTGAAAACCAGAATcaaaataaaaactgttgcttcACGTGGTGCTATGTAAcactttgagaatgttttttttACTTGCTTGTAGCGACTTCTGCTCCAAGGAATTCTAAAAACTGCTTTATATCTCAGATTCATCAAGTGTTTTATAGTTTTATAAGAATTTCAATTCATATGTTATGCATGTATGCTTTCTTTCCTGAAATGTTTGTAAGAGATTACAGCACAAGAATCCTTGTTCTGAAATAAAGCAGCAGAGCTTTTTATTTATTGCCAATACAACAGGTTATTTATCTGATTCAATAACACTGACACTATCGATTCATCCCCAAAATATCATTCAGATAAACAAATTCATTGCATACACCTTTGTTTTAAACTAACGGTCAACCAAGGGCTCGTTTAAAAAGTTGAGAAGCAATGTGCAAGTTTTCCACACAGCATTTAGCCTTGGAGCCATCTTATTTGCAAACGTGTGCTTTAGCAGCCGGAATGTTTTTACCTGGCCAATGACACGCTCAACATGTATTCTTATCTTTGCTATTTGCCTAGTTTTCTTCACTTCCTCACACGTCAGCTGTGAACGGCCTTTCAGAAAAGGTGGAATGTTTAACTCGGCACCCACTTCAGCTAGCTCTTCCTCTATCAGAAAAACCACGGTCTGCCATGACCGAGTCTCCTGGTTCAAGCAGTTTATATAAGCCGCTTCGTTGCGTGACCTCTTTGTCCGATAACCTACCAGGTGCTAGGTTGGCCACAAATGTAACCATCCCGTTCGGTGATATGCCAAGCAGGCCCTTGGCAGTGTTGTTGTGCTTATACAGGGAGTACGTAGCACTTTGTGTTGCATAGGTCACTGGGCATCTCAATGAAAAGCTCAGTGCAATCTAAATTACCCGTGTTCGAGGGTATTCCTTTCTGAAGGCTTCTGGCATATAACGATCAATCAAATTCCGGCTGGGCCATTTCGGAACCTGTTCCAAGTATGCGGCCAAAAACTCTACCCAAAAACTAAAAATGCGGCTCACACTGCTAGCACTGATGTTAAATCGGTGAGCCAGATCCACTTCAAGCAAACCTAACCGCAGCCGCATCAGCACACACATCACCTGGTCCATTCTATGTAGCACAGTTGGAGCACCATCACCACCATTTTCAATAAATGTGGCGAGGCCACTGTCAACGAATGTGTAAAATAACAGGAATCGCTGCGAATTCTCAAATCCTGTATAAAACCGCAGTTTCCTTTCATCTTGCAAAAGTTCTAGTGATTTGTGATTAGTCGGAAGGGGCTTTTCCATGCTCTGCAGCTGGCAATTTGCAAGGTTAATCTCAAGTTGCCTTGCTCGATCTTGAAGCTTCCTGTTCTCCTCTTGCACAGCTTTCAGTTCAGCTTGAAGCTGGCTTGATGTCTCGAACAGGGCCGCTacttgttccttcttttctgtcaaTGCTTTTCTTGGGCTACCTTGGCTGCTTACACTGTAGGGGTGATCTGAGCAAAAATAGATTCGTTAAGAGCTTTTACAATGGATTAGGAATGGCACTGTATTGTAGGCAACAGGCATTATCGAGTTTTGTGCATGGGCAGTGCAGATAACGGATAAAAAGTTAGAGCACAATGCAGTAGAGAGAAATCTACGAGGCCTACTTTTTTCACGGTCTGATTGGCCACTGAACAATAACCACAGATAAAATTCGATGACGGCATGCAGAACTGGTTGGAAGCTCAGGTGCCTGCCTTCTACGAGAAAGGGTATAGAAAAGTTGACTACGAGAAATGTCTGAACTGAAACGGCGACTATATTGAAAAGTAGCTGGTATGTGTACCTAAATGTTCTAAATAAAGCTGTTTAAATGTTCACTTTGTTTTTTATTTACCAACTGATCACACCTAGAAAAAAACAATAACCCTCGCACATGAAGTGACATCTTTAAAAGCACGAGTGAAACAGCAGCTTCATAACTTCTTACCCACGTGCTGCACCATTACACAGCTTTCGTCATGAACGGTGTGCACATCTTGCAGCTGTAGTGGTGGTCCAACCGTTACTGTGCTGGCCAAATCCATTTCTGTCAGCAGAACAGGTTCTTCAACAGTAATATCCATGGGACTTGCAGTCGACAAATGCCTCTGTCGTTTGCGCCTTGCTACGGGACCTACGTGTGAATATTTATTGCTTGTTAGGGCTCATGAAGTAATTCCTAAGTACATGCATTCAGGTAAGCAGACCATATGGAAGCTGGTGAAAGACTTATCAGCTTTGAAAGGTGATTTCTCTGcttttgcatgcgtgaaagttATAATGCTATTATTCATTGAACTATTGGACTGCACATTATCTATTAGGATTGGGCAGGTGGCAAGAGACCACATAGCATACAAACATCCTTTAGTGCCACACTTGGTGTTAGATATGAAAATGGGcctgttaaaaacaaaaaaaatccttTCTTCATTTCTCTTATTTTTATGTATAATATACTGCGGTCACACTGGAGCAGGTGTTATACAAGTCGAACATCACAATCATGAGCATGTAAGAAAACACACTATGAAACCAGAAATGGTAACCACTGAACACTACAGGATTTATCATAATGCTACAAAGGCGACAAGTAAACAATTCAGTGACTACAGCTAAAAAAAATCTCCATAAGTTGATACATGCTCTAAGAGAGTGAAAAGGGAACAGTGAAGACGAGCCCAAGTTAGAAAGGTGAAACAGAAGGCACGTTCGAAATTGGTTGCACTACCTAAGGAAGCGATATCACTGGGCAAATAGTTTCACTCACTTATCGAACAGAAGAATAAATTTCTGAAAAAACAAGTGCTTGCCTTGTGCAGGCGAATGCTGTGCACATGAACATTATGTAGGGTGCACGTCTTGAGCAGCTGAGCATACGTGTGGCCATGAATATTGAAAGAGCCATTGCAAATCAAAGAAGCCTCAGTTCCCACATCCAGTCTATTATATTCTTATTATCCCATGGTCTTGCTCTATGTGCTTGTACCTTCCCAGATGGTGCAAAGGTTTTTAAAACAATTTCATACACAGTTTGAAACAGTTCCACATAAGACAAGGATCAGCGTTGGGCATGTTATCAGCAAGATTCCAAAGCTTATCAAGTATAACATGATTATCTGCAGGCTTAAAATCTTCAACATATTTGACCACTGGCTTGTTTAGCGAGCACTCAGTAAATGCACAGGTAAAAATGATCAAAATATGGCCAGATAGGCCACACATAACTGAAACATAAAACCGCGACCGGCTCCTGTTGATAAACACTACATAATCATGCCCATATAAATAGTACAACACAACAATGCTCATGAACAATAGTTCATATTTCATAACCACATTCAGTTAGAACTTGAGACATGCATGTGCAGGAACATAGAATGTCCACATAACGCCAACTAGTTATAGCATTGTAACAAGTGGAGTAAAGAAGACCACAAGTATGTTAGTTGTGATGAAATGCACATGCGTATCAAGAGTGTAAGCATAGTGCACATTTGCAAGATGTAATATGTGAACATACGTGAAGGCTCCTGTTTCCATTCTGGAAAGGTCTTGGTGGGGAAGAACTGCGGCACTTTGTCGTCGTATGTTTTCCGTCCAGTCTTATTGAAATGAATGCCACAGATTCTGTGGCTAGGTTTTGGCTGCCACAGGGAGTATTTTCCTCCCTGTCCCTTCCTGTTGATGCGTTTCAGCCACACGTTTTTCATAGCTGTGTCAGTGGGAAATTTGTGCCATGACAAGCCTTGGCTTTTCacagtgttgctgtcacagcctGGAACACAGCAGGTTTGGCCACTCCTTCCTCTCTGCTGCGCCATCTAAACATTCATAAGCATACAATATGACAAGTTACAAGTGACATAATGGGCACCATTTGATAAGATACGCAATGAAAATGTCTATGTAGTACTGAGCCAGCTGCGTTTCGTACGTCTTACTAAAATACCACTTTATACTGTAATTTTGGAATGGCCAGCACTAAGGATTTACCAAGGATTCCAAATATTGGGAGGGGGGGGAGCAGGAAGGTAAAATTAtgtgtatatacatacttatgcagagagagagagagagggtggaatGTGAGATAATTTGGAAGTGTCGAGCTAAATCTGACCCTACCAAGTACGAATATAGGGCTGTCAAGAAGGCTCTGTAGGACACGGTAAAGATTAAAATGCAAAGAGAGATGCTAATCGCTCTACACCGCCGCACTCTTTAGTTTTTGCTGGCGTTCTGCCCGCGGGGTATGCAGTGTCACTTATTTACGACGGCGGTAAAGCCCGTCGCGTGTACAAGATAAGTCGGAAGCGCGAAAGTTTCACCGATAGCATGACACTTCGACCGTTATTAAGAAAAACGGCGCGACACAACGACGAAACACTTTTTACCACACGAACTCAAGCGCCGTgattagcgcttgtgttcgtgtggtaaAAGTCTTTTCGTCGTTCTATCGCGCCGTTTTTCTTGATAATGCATCGGTACCAACTCGCACAACTGGCAGCCCTGCTTCGACCCAGCTCTGTGTGCATGGTGCATGCGCGACACGGCCGTATCTCAGTCCAACGGTCGAACATTACCCGCTCAGCCGTGCGCGCGGTTAAGGGCTGCAACTTTATTTGGCAGCGCAGGTGCCGGCGAAACAAATGGCACACACATGAACACACCCTTGCCGTTTTTTATATCGCGCTAGCGTTAATCATAGGATACGCTAGTGTCAATGTCGGCGAGAAGCGTCGAGGTGAAACTGATCGCGAGATAACGCTGACATGGCGCTCGCACTTGCGTGCTCGACGATGTTAGACGTTGCCATGTCCTAGGGTGAACGCTCGCACGATATTATTGAAAAACTGCACGGCGTTCGTTCACCTACACCTACTGTCGACACAAAAAGGAGAAAGGGGCTTAACGTTAGTCGCGGGCGATAGGCCCTTTCGCACTTACTATCACCCTATGTTGTTTTGCGAAACGCCAGCGATGCGGCCACACTCACCTCTGGTCTGTCTCCAGTGTCTGTGCACGTCGATTCCACGTGTGTGGATCCCGGAAAAACAATGCCTACGGGATACTGTGGTCGCGCGGCTGTATGGCTCTACCGGCAGCCGCTGCGCACGGAAATACGTGAGACACGAGTCACGCGTGGTCGTcgtcgcgtcgtcgtcgtcgtccttcGCTGCTAGACTGACTAGACCAACAAAACGTCAAGGGAATGTTTGAATCTGGTAGTAACAAGTGCCATCTCTCAGGAATTACTCGAACTACTATAACTGGCGGTGTGTTTGAATGTCACAGGCGCCTCGTACGAACGAAAGCGAAAGTGCGAGGCTTGTCTGCGGCGTACAAACATTTCCCATGAGTGTTGCGCGGCTCTAGGTGGCGCTGGCGTACGGGAAAATGGTCTATTCGGCGAGCCCCCACCGAAACCGCATTCTGCGGCTCTCCGGTTACCGGAATGCTGAGTGTGAAACGAGCCACTTAGTCCTGTTTTTCGGTCATGGGACCCATATTCAAATGACGTTAACCTTTCCAAGTAAGAGTATGCAAGGATATATGACTTTATTNNNNNNNNNNNNNNNNNNNNNNNNNNNNNNNNNNNNNNNNNNNNNNNNNNNNNNNNNNNNNNNNNNNNNNNNNNNNNNNNNNNNNNNNNNNNNNNNNNNNGCACACACCAAAAAAATGCCTTTGGATACCTGGCTTGGACTCAGCAAGAACTGTTGCATGGAGCCACATTTTACAGATCACCCATTGCTCAACGCGGCTTTTAACCACACTTGCAAAtgaacaggaatcgaaagcgctccaCATTCAGGGCACTCTGTGGAATTCGATATCTAacatttcaagtgagcactgaGAAACCAGGACACAAGATTCaaaggcggcaacacaagcgctcactaacaacagtTGTTAGGTGAACGCTTGTGTTGCCCTCCTTTGcctcttgtgtcttttttttttttagtgctctGTTTAGAATGTCGTACCATCTCGCCAAAGAAACAATCCTTGcgggatatccgacgaactgcttgtaTCATTCCTAGGCTTAGGTAAGAACGGCGACTCTGTATTTGTCATCACGTATGAAATTTTGCAAAAGTGGCCTTCAATTTATGCTTAATGGAGTAACTGAGATTTCGATCGCACTTATCATGCCCGTAAACTATTTTTATTGTCACAACTTCTAGTCACTTCAAGAAGAGCCATGCAAGACGCATGGAGAGAGTCATTTTTTCAACAGCGCAAACAGTACGTCATCATGCAttaaatgattgctaaagtcaatgATTTATGCTGGAATCCcacaaattatgattttgaattgTTCATGCAGCACACATTTACATTTTCACTGAAAggcttttgtgtttagtcatttaaataaaatgTGGAAGCGGTTTTCacatatgcatgcatgcatgcaggctacttttggctacttttactgcccttggccaTCGCCTCCTATATTAAAGATGCCTGAGGAATGGCTTGAGCTCCCAGCGGAGCCGGCCTGCCTTCAGTTTTGGACAAGCGCCGCGCGGTAGCGCTCGCGACCGACACTTccacagcgactggcagatatatgcggaagggatcCGTTTGtggaggctctaggactagatttagtgcaacaaaatggtggattgatggtattcaatgatcacgaagaccatgcggtcacaatacagggccaaaaaatacccagGGTAACCGAGtaaagtacctcggagtatgggtaaatgagggggacagatatatggaggtacaagagaaagcatcggtagcaaagggaaagaggaatgctgcaattatgaagcacagagctttatggggatacaataggtacgaggtgcttcgagggctgtggaaggttgtgatggttccgggccttacatttgggaactcagtggtgtgcatgaagtcagaggtacaatcaggaatggatgtaaatcaaaggacggtgggccgcctcgcattgggcgctcacgggaagacgacaaatggggctgtaaagggtgatatgggatgaacaggctttgaagtgaggaaagctcagagcaaaatgagattcgaagagagactGAGGAAATTGAAgaaagagtagatgggcagagaaggtttttaggtatttgtatagaaaagcgttgacacgcagtggagaaaaagaactaggaggctcaccagtagatatacggctagcagtgcgggcgatatggcaacaaggagcattaagcggaaggtcagagaggcggagaggacttattggatggcagcgatggaaaagaagccggctctgagtaactaccgaaagggaaaaaacgaaataaggagggaaaggttttatgataattcaaggggaagcgctttgctgtttgaagcaagggcgggctgccttagaacgcgtagtataaagtgagattcagtaacgaagaagaacaatgtacatgctgcgggggaactaaggaaacgatggaacatgtacttattgaatgtggcgatattcacccagtatacgtgtgggcacgagtctacatgaagccttgggttttagtgacaacaatggaaagctgaaaccacgtccgcgatagaataagtaagagacggttagagtattggtggcagaaaagtagagataaagtacaaaaat
Protein-coding regions in this window:
- the LOC119374195 gene encoding THAP domain-containing protein 11, with translation MAQQRGRSGQTCCVPGCDSNTVKSQGLSWHKFPTDTAMKNVWLKRINRKGQGGKYSLWQPKPSHRICGIHFNKTGRKTYDDKVPQFFPTKTFPEWKQEPSRPVARRKRQRHLSTASPMDITVEEPVLLTEMDLASTVTVGPPLQLQDVHTVHDESCVMVQHVEHFGKTLHLLRPGTLWHSSILNLC